One Edaphobacter flagellatus genomic region harbors:
- the ypfJ gene encoding KPN_02809 family neutral zinc metallopeptidase: MDWTPGGMSSDVEDRRGSSGGGFGGGGLGIVGIIFLLVISLITGRNYIGSYLAGGGAVSTSSNNRPVNASPAEDHSAQLVSYVLDDVQQMWEKTLPEQTGKQYRHAKLVLFRDYTQSGCGVAQSQTGPFYCPADEKVYIDLGFWDELRRIGGSTADFAQAYVLAHELGHHVQNILGIERQVRQLSSQNPSQQNPLSVRLELQADCFAGIWGHSAAARGKIDQADVQAGLSAAAAVGDDHIQKMSRGAVSPETFTHGTSAQRQSWFMRGLQQGEVSACNTFQSNGSGSSY, from the coding sequence ATGGACTGGACACCGGGTGGAATGAGCAGTGATGTAGAGGACCGACGCGGCTCCTCGGGCGGCGGATTCGGCGGTGGTGGACTTGGTATCGTAGGCATCATTTTTTTGCTGGTCATCAGTCTGATCACTGGCCGCAACTACATCGGAAGTTATCTGGCGGGCGGCGGAGCTGTCTCGACCTCTTCGAACAATCGTCCCGTAAATGCATCTCCAGCAGAAGATCACTCGGCACAGCTGGTGTCGTATGTTCTCGATGATGTGCAGCAGATGTGGGAAAAAACGCTGCCTGAGCAAACAGGGAAGCAATACCGTCATGCCAAGCTGGTTCTCTTCCGCGACTATACGCAATCGGGTTGTGGCGTTGCGCAATCGCAGACAGGGCCATTCTATTGCCCGGCAGATGAGAAGGTTTATATCGATCTGGGTTTCTGGGACGAGTTGCGTCGCATCGGAGGAAGCACAGCTGATTTTGCGCAGGCCTATGTACTTGCGCACGAGCTGGGCCATCACGTGCAAAACATCCTCGGCATCGAACGGCAGGTGCGTCAGCTTTCGTCGCAAAATCCATCGCAGCAGAACCCACTTTCCGTGCGTCTGGAACTGCAGGCAGACTGCTTTGCCGGTATCTGGGGCCATTCTGCCGCTGCACGCGGAAAAATTGATCAGGCCGATGTTCAGGCAGGATTGAGTGCCGCTGCTGCCGTTGGCGATGACCACATCCAGAAGATGTCGCGCGGCGCAGTAAGTCCTGAAACGTTCACTCATGGAACGTCCGCGCAGCGTCAGAGCTGGTTTATGCGCGGGCTGCAGCAGGGAGAAGTGAGCGCCTGCAATACCTTCCAAAGCAACGGATCGGGCAGCAGCTACTAA
- the ruvC gene encoding crossover junction endodeoxyribonuclease RuvC has product MRVFGIDCGTEFTGYGVVEHDLTARMPRLVHCAAGTIRLSKKDKTPQRLAQIYTELTAMMSLYHPDVVAIEEVFFSANAKSALKLGQVRGVALLAAATSGLPVVEYAPLKIKSSVVGYGLAAKEQVQFMVTRLLELDQAPESPDAADALAIAICHIHSAQTLALQGAGR; this is encoded by the coding sequence ATGCGGGTCTTTGGCATCGACTGTGGCACTGAGTTCACCGGCTACGGTGTCGTGGAACACGATCTCACCGCCCGTATGCCACGCCTCGTCCATTGCGCCGCCGGAACCATCCGGCTCAGCAAAAAAGACAAGACGCCGCAGCGGCTCGCCCAGATCTACACAGAGCTGACCGCCATGATGTCGCTTTACCATCCCGACGTCGTCGCCATCGAAGAAGTCTTCTTCTCCGCCAACGCCAAGTCTGCCCTCAAGCTCGGACAGGTCCGCGGTGTCGCCCTGCTCGCAGCCGCAACCTCTGGCCTGCCCGTCGTCGAATACGCCCCGCTCAAGATCAAAAGCTCCGTCGTCGGCTACGGCCTCGCCGCCAAGGAGCAGGTCCAGTTCATGGTGACGCGTCTGCTCGAGCTCGACCAGGCCCCTGAATCGCCCGATGCTGCCGACGCTCTGGCCATCGCCATCTGCCACATCCACTCCGCGCAAACGCTCGCGCTACAAGGCGCAGGACGATGA
- a CDS encoding ArnT family glycosyltransferase → MPSTATARTTVVHSSDPTLHAAIRLSLLFAVIKFVFHIATNLWEAHIGYGYFRDEFYYLACGRHLAWGYVDHGPIVAVQARIAETLFGHSLAGIRLLSALAGAVRVFLTGLLAWSLGGRRPAQALAMIGILLVPQYLGLDSFLSMNSFESMFWMGCVLALIFLLRGADEARCWIAFGLCGGLGLLNKPSMTFFLVALLLGLLLTPQRRILFSRWAALGIALLILIALPNLIWQIHNHWPTLEFLHNGRAHNKNIKLGPIAFLGKQIFNMQPATIFLWIPGLIWLFRNPQGKTCRWLGYTYVIFVMIMMGLYAKDYYVSPIYPYLYAAGAIAWERRFASRAAVARDSIIAFPIYEATLVLLGIIVLPLSIPVLKPDTWLAYTKATHLYDANGNTETDSSGVLPQFYADRFGWQEEVDQVTRIYQSLSPEDQRRVGILCSNYGEAGAINFLGHDLPVAVSGHNNYWIWGSHGYTGELMIVINGATPEEMREYYDSVEVAGRMNHPLSMPFERRNIYLVRGRKKNLTQDWESLKFYF, encoded by the coding sequence ATGCCGAGCACAGCTACAGCAAGAACGACGGTCGTACACTCGTCCGACCCAACGCTTCATGCTGCCATTCGCCTAAGCCTATTGTTCGCAGTCATCAAATTTGTCTTCCATATCGCGACCAACCTGTGGGAAGCACACATTGGTTATGGGTACTTCCGCGACGAGTTCTACTACCTCGCGTGCGGACGTCATCTTGCCTGGGGATACGTCGATCATGGTCCTATTGTTGCCGTGCAGGCCCGAATTGCCGAAACGCTCTTCGGACACTCTCTTGCCGGAATCCGCCTGCTTTCTGCGCTTGCCGGCGCCGTGAGAGTCTTCCTTACCGGATTGCTTGCCTGGTCGCTCGGAGGACGCCGTCCCGCGCAGGCGCTCGCAATGATTGGCATCCTCCTCGTGCCGCAATACCTCGGCCTCGATAGCTTCCTGTCGATGAACTCCTTCGAATCGATGTTTTGGATGGGGTGCGTGCTTGCGCTCATCTTCCTGCTGCGCGGCGCAGATGAGGCTCGATGCTGGATAGCTTTTGGCCTCTGCGGCGGGCTTGGTCTTCTCAACAAGCCATCGATGACATTCTTTCTTGTCGCGCTGCTGCTGGGACTTCTGCTTACGCCACAGCGAAGGATACTTTTTTCTCGCTGGGCTGCGTTGGGAATTGCACTGCTCATCCTTATCGCTCTGCCGAACCTGATCTGGCAGATCCACAACCATTGGCCCACGCTTGAGTTCCTTCATAACGGTCGAGCCCATAACAAGAACATTAAGCTTGGCCCGATTGCCTTTCTTGGAAAACAAATATTCAACATGCAGCCAGCAACGATCTTCCTGTGGATACCTGGGCTTATCTGGCTGTTCCGTAATCCGCAGGGCAAGACCTGCAGATGGCTCGGATATACCTACGTCATCTTCGTCATGATCATGATGGGGCTCTACGCCAAGGACTATTACGTTTCTCCTATCTATCCGTACCTGTACGCAGCGGGAGCTATCGCGTGGGAGCGGCGTTTTGCTTCGCGGGCAGCAGTTGCTCGTGACAGCATCATCGCCTTTCCGATCTATGAAGCAACTCTGGTGCTGCTCGGCATAATTGTGCTTCCCTTGTCGATTCCAGTTCTGAAACCTGACACCTGGCTCGCCTATACCAAGGCGACACATCTCTATGACGCGAACGGCAATACCGAGACCGATTCCAGCGGCGTGCTGCCACAGTTCTATGCCGACCGCTTCGGCTGGCAGGAAGAGGTCGATCAGGTCACTCGCATCTATCAATCACTTTCTCCTGAGGACCAGCGCAGAGTTGGCATTCTTTGCTCGAATTATGGCGAGGCGGGAGCAATCAATTTCCTTGGTCACGACCTTCCTGTTGCTGTCAGCGGACACAATAACTACTGGATCTGGGGCTCGCACGGCTACACGGGCGAGTTGATGATCGTTATCAACGGTGCGACGCCGGAGGAAATGCGTGAATACTATGATTCGGTCGAGGTTGCCGGCCGCATGAATCATCCGCTCTCGATGCCGTTTGAGAGACGGAATATCTACCTGGTGCGCGGCAGAAAGAAAAACCTTACGCAGGACTGGGAGAGTCTGAAATTCTACTTCTGA
- the rsmA gene encoding 16S rRNA (adenine(1518)-N(6)/adenine(1519)-N(6))-dimethyltransferase RsmA — translation MKRKPKLGQNFLVDDRARHAIVDALGDVSQRTVIEIGPGKGAITEILAGRCARLIALELDRELAPALAQRFAGQPQVQIVEADVLKTDLSTLIPTGETADVIGNLPYYITSDILLKLFDAGVAGLLDRAVVMMQREVADRVAASPGVRDYGLLSATAQMHARIDNLFTLPPGSFSPPPEVYSTVLRFEFAPRFEALNVDAAGFDRFLKQSFAQKRKTLENNLRAAGYTQSELSGRWPAGIARQARAESLELEEMATLYHALRGEA, via the coding sequence GTGAAACGTAAACCAAAACTTGGACAGAACTTTCTTGTAGACGATCGCGCAAGGCACGCCATTGTGGATGCTTTGGGCGATGTGAGCCAGCGCACGGTGATCGAGATCGGCCCGGGCAAAGGTGCGATTACCGAGATTCTTGCAGGGCGATGCGCACGCCTGATCGCGCTGGAGCTGGACCGTGAACTGGCTCCGGCGTTGGCGCAGCGCTTTGCAGGCCAGCCGCAGGTGCAGATCGTCGAGGCGGATGTGCTTAAGACGGACCTGAGCACGCTGATTCCTACGGGCGAGACAGCGGATGTAATCGGGAATCTTCCCTACTACATTACGTCGGACATTCTGCTGAAGCTGTTTGATGCGGGAGTGGCCGGATTGCTGGATCGCGCTGTGGTCATGATGCAGCGTGAGGTTGCGGACCGGGTCGCAGCATCGCCGGGAGTTAGAGACTACGGATTGCTCTCGGCCACGGCGCAGATGCATGCGCGCATCGACAACCTGTTTACGCTGCCGCCGGGCTCATTTTCTCCTCCGCCTGAGGTTTATTCCACCGTACTGCGCTTCGAGTTTGCACCACGCTTTGAAGCGTTGAATGTAGACGCTGCGGGATTTGACCGATTTCTGAAGCAGAGCTTTGCGCAGAAGCGGAAGACGCTGGAAAACAATCTGCGAGCAGCAGGATATACGCAGAGTGAGCTGAGCGGACGCTGGCCAGCGGGGATTGCACGGCAGGCGCGGGCGGAGTCGCTTGAGCTGGAAGAGATGGCAACGCTGTATCACGCGTTGCGTGGAGAGGCGTAG
- a CDS encoding CHASE3 domain-containing protein — protein MNLAQFNRILQQALLLPVIALLLTAAALYWQMRSANETVGIIQTTDARISQVTLVAKLIVDEESALRGYETTGDDRFLQPFNDAGNRLPAEFDKLANLTGGDPQQQYSLDDLRNEHQTWRDAFALPIIALVKAGGHTSDVDLNLYGKSLMDQTRLDIDSITRHAESKRSDRIAQWQRQVRNMVEALVAIALGMGVLIGLFMRSRLHAVSSAYSNSLEILSKRAEEIYQSEQRLRTTLDSIGDGVITCDANGRIQMMNPVASGLTGWSPTEATGLPLEDILHIVNEHTGERVETPVAKVMRLNSVVGLAGQTALIRKDSSQILIADSAAPVRDQTGETVGIVMVFRDITLERRTQEALLANEKLAVAGRLAATIAHEIHNPLDSVSNLLYLMRNGVTEEESKQFIDMAERELARVTHISRAMLGLYRESKAPVTIDLKEMLEEVLLLMEHRFNDLGVTVYANIPQPIEVDAFPAELRQVFTNLITNAAEAAGSGGEVRVNASPMPAGFNNAGHKMPPGALIIVADNGSGISDEVRPHLFQPFFTTKGERGTGLGLWVSQGIIQKHGGTIDIASDTGESAHGTVVSVFLAEKPTINTNPAMN, from the coding sequence GTGAATCTAGCCCAATTCAATCGAATTCTTCAGCAGGCTCTTCTCCTCCCGGTTATCGCGTTGCTTCTCACTGCTGCCGCTCTCTATTGGCAGATGCGCTCGGCGAACGAGACCGTAGGAATTATCCAGACAACCGACGCAAGAATCTCCCAGGTAACGCTGGTCGCGAAGCTCATCGTGGATGAGGAATCCGCTCTCAGAGGTTATGAGACAACCGGAGACGACCGGTTTCTACAGCCCTTTAATGACGCCGGGAACAGGCTGCCTGCAGAGTTCGATAAACTGGCCAATCTTACTGGGGGCGACCCCCAACAGCAGTACAGCCTCGATGATCTGCGCAACGAACACCAGACCTGGCGCGATGCCTTTGCCCTGCCCATCATCGCTCTCGTAAAAGCCGGTGGGCACACCAGCGACGTCGACCTGAATCTCTACGGCAAGAGCTTGATGGATCAGACGCGTCTGGATATCGACTCCATTACACGGCACGCTGAATCCAAACGAAGCGATCGAATCGCTCAATGGCAACGCCAGGTCCGCAACATGGTCGAAGCCCTGGTCGCGATTGCTCTAGGGATGGGCGTGCTTATCGGGCTCTTTATGCGAAGCCGCCTTCACGCGGTTTCTTCGGCTTACAGCAACTCTCTTGAGATCCTCAGCAAGCGCGCCGAAGAGATCTATCAATCGGAACAGCGCTTGAGAACAACGCTCGATTCGATTGGTGACGGCGTCATTACCTGCGACGCGAACGGCCGCATCCAGATGATGAATCCTGTCGCCTCGGGGCTTACTGGATGGTCACCGACGGAGGCGACCGGTTTGCCGCTGGAAGACATCCTCCACATCGTGAATGAGCACACGGGCGAACGAGTCGAAACCCCGGTTGCCAAGGTGATGCGTTTAAACAGCGTCGTTGGCCTTGCTGGTCAGACCGCTCTTATTCGCAAGGATTCCAGCCAGATCCTGATTGCAGACAGCGCAGCTCCAGTCCGTGACCAGACCGGCGAGACCGTGGGAATCGTCATGGTCTTTCGCGATATCACACTTGAACGCCGCACGCAGGAAGCTCTGCTGGCGAATGAAAAACTGGCTGTCGCCGGACGTCTTGCAGCAACCATCGCACACGAGATTCACAACCCACTCGACTCGGTTTCGAATCTTCTCTACCTGATGCGAAACGGCGTTACGGAAGAGGAGTCGAAACAGTTTATCGACATGGCTGAGCGCGAGCTTGCGCGTGTGACGCATATAAGCCGCGCAATGCTTGGGCTCTATCGTGAATCCAAGGCTCCGGTGACGATCGATCTTAAAGAGATGCTTGAAGAGGTACTTCTCCTGATGGAGCATCGATTTAACGATCTGGGCGTCACGGTTTATGCCAATATTCCTCAACCAATCGAGGTCGATGCCTTCCCTGCCGAGCTTCGTCAGGTCTTCACGAATCTGATCACGAATGCAGCCGAAGCTGCCGGCTCCGGTGGAGAAGTCCGCGTAAACGCATCACCCATGCCGGCAGGATTCAACAATGCAGGTCACAAGATGCCTCCCGGAGCGTTGATTATCGTTGCGGACAATGGCAGCGGCATCTCCGACGAAGTGCGTCCGCATCTCTTTCAACCCTTCTTCACCACAAAGGGTGAGCGTGGGACCGGACTCGGCCTCTGGGTCAGCCAGGGCATCATTCAAAAGCACGGCGGAACGATTGATATCGCCAGCGATACCGGCGAATCTGCTCACGGAACGGTAGTCAGCGTCTTCCTGGCAGAAAAACCAACCATCAACACCAATCCAGCAATGAACTAA
- a CDS encoding winged helix-turn-helix domain-containing protein: MNQTIFVLEDDADISRLVQYHLESAGFTVRAYLSPGQILSDAERQPPALFLLDIMVPGGDGLDLCRRLRQNPVLSVVPIIFLTARAAESDRVHGLELGADDYITKPFGTRELLARVKAVLRRFERPTVPSVIRFEDIEIDAGAMQLRVRGELVTTTATEFRLLDYLARHPGRVFSRDHLLDAVWGDARFVTPRSVDVYVRRIREKIEDDAETPRYLKTMRGAGYRFEIPKAAQVPA; the protein is encoded by the coding sequence TTGAATCAGACGATCTTTGTACTGGAAGACGATGCCGATATCTCTCGGCTGGTGCAGTATCACCTGGAAAGTGCTGGATTTACCGTTCGGGCCTACCTTTCGCCTGGCCAGATACTTTCAGACGCAGAACGGCAGCCGCCGGCCTTGTTCCTGTTGGACATCATGGTTCCCGGTGGAGACGGGTTGGATCTGTGCCGCAGGCTGAGGCAGAACCCGGTTCTGAGTGTGGTTCCTATTATCTTCCTTACGGCACGTGCTGCCGAAAGTGATCGCGTACATGGCCTTGAGCTCGGCGCGGACGACTACATTACCAAGCCGTTCGGTACACGCGAGTTGCTGGCACGTGTGAAGGCAGTGCTTCGCCGCTTCGAGCGGCCCACCGTGCCATCTGTTATTCGTTTTGAGGATATTGAGATTGATGCCGGAGCGATGCAGCTTCGTGTGCGTGGAGAGCTGGTGACGACGACAGCGACGGAGTTCCGTTTGCTGGATTATCTGGCGCGTCATCCAGGACGTGTCTTTAGCCGCGACCATCTTCTGGATGCCGTATGGGGAGATGCCCGGTTTGTTACCCCGCGTTCTGTTGATGTGTATGTGCGCCGTATTCGCGAGAAGATTGAAGACGACGCAGAGACACCGCGCTATCTTAAGACTATGCGCGGGGCCGGTTACCGGTTCGAGATTCCAAAGGCGGCTCAGGTTCCGGCATAG
- a CDS encoding APC family permease, which produces MLISLQPMQQTQSELPRVLNASHATSIVVGIIIGSGIFLVPREMMAAVGSSGMVYTVWIVGGLLSLFGAMTYAEIAAQYPKYGGEYAFLREAYGDLTGFLYMWTWITIAKPASIATIAAGLARVLATFPAFSFLTQPVFAHLLWSQIFAIATTWLITGLNILGTRKSGNVQLALTWLKILLIVVIACVCFGAAGSRGDWHNFATEFTGARGGFSGFMIALIAALWAYDGWSDVTQMAGEIQKPQRSLPLALIGGVAIVGGLYMLTNAAIQYVMPAAAIAGADRPAADALRLIVGSWGSGLVSLGMAVSICATFVGSSLSGARVPFAASHDGLFFKQLAYVHPRFHTPSTALILQAALSSLLLLAIGRFQALFSLAIFAEWFFYALTASTVFVFRRRSPHAERPYSVWGYPVLPLLFILSAVVLLVFSFADQPRNSILGTAIILLGIPLHYLFQRRQRAAAG; this is translated from the coding sequence GTGCTAATCTCCCTCCAACCCATGCAGCAAACCCAGTCTGAGCTACCTCGCGTTCTTAACGCCTCGCACGCTACGTCCATTGTTGTCGGCATCATCATCGGCAGCGGCATCTTTCTTGTTCCGCGCGAGATGATGGCTGCGGTCGGCTCGTCCGGGATGGTCTACACCGTGTGGATCGTCGGTGGACTGCTGTCGCTGTTCGGGGCGATGACGTATGCCGAGATCGCGGCGCAGTATCCGAAGTACGGTGGCGAGTACGCCTTTCTGCGCGAGGCGTATGGCGATCTGACTGGTTTCCTCTATATGTGGACCTGGATCACCATCGCGAAGCCTGCGTCGATTGCAACCATCGCAGCGGGACTGGCTCGCGTGCTGGCGACGTTTCCTGCCTTCAGTTTTCTGACGCAGCCTGTGTTTGCGCATCTGCTGTGGAGTCAGATCTTCGCCATTGCGACGACCTGGCTGATTACGGGACTCAATATTCTTGGGACGCGTAAGTCGGGCAATGTTCAGCTTGCGCTGACGTGGCTGAAGATTCTGCTGATCGTCGTCATTGCCTGCGTCTGCTTTGGAGCAGCGGGCAGCCGAGGCGACTGGCACAATTTTGCGACCGAGTTTACGGGCGCTCGGGGTGGATTTTCCGGCTTCATGATTGCGCTGATCGCAGCATTGTGGGCTTACGACGGCTGGAGCGACGTGACGCAGATGGCCGGCGAGATTCAGAAGCCGCAGCGCAGCCTGCCGCTTGCGCTGATCGGTGGCGTTGCGATCGTCGGTGGGTTGTATATGCTGACGAACGCTGCCATTCAGTATGTGATGCCTGCGGCGGCGATTGCGGGAGCGGATCGTCCGGCTGCCGATGCCCTGCGACTGATCGTCGGGAGCTGGGGCTCGGGACTGGTCTCGCTCGGCATGGCGGTGAGCATCTGCGCGACGTTTGTGGGCTCGTCGCTGTCGGGCGCTCGTGTTCCGTTCGCGGCCTCGCATGATGGATTGTTCTTCAAACAGCTGGCTTATGTTCATCCGCGATTTCATACGCCTTCGACCGCGCTGATTCTGCAGGCTGCTCTGAGCTCGCTGCTGCTACTGGCGATTGGACGCTTCCAGGCGTTGTTCTCGCTCGCGATCTTCGCGGAGTGGTTCTTTTATGCACTGACGGCAAGCACGGTCTTTGTCTTTCGCAGGCGCTCGCCCCATGCGGAGCGGCCTTACAGCGTCTGGGGCTATCCGGTGCTTCCGCTGCTGTTTATCCTGTCAGCCGTGGTGCTGCTGGTCTTCTCGTTTGCAGATCAACCGCGGAACTCGATCCTTGGTACAGCGATTATTCTGCTGGGTATTCCGCTGCACTATCTCTTTCAGCGAAGGCAGCGAGCAGCAGCGGGGTGA
- the glgA gene encoding glycogen synthase GlgA translates to MHIVFAASECAPWAKTGGLADVVSALPKTLVKMGHKVQVYLPYYRQVAKMVPTPPVVLPSVTVPFPYYNRFARILDGGVTDGVQMYFVDVPELFDRESFYATPSGDYPDNAERFGTLCRAILEASKIIGIPDVYHVHDWQTAMLAAMLRSIYYFDPVLRHVPSLLTIHNAGYQGWFPPRTIETLLMPWDMFTLDKLEQYDKLNFLKGGIVYADAITTVSRTYAQEIQTPEFGNGLEDVLKKRAGDLFGILNGADYSEWNPATDPHIAAHYTAKKLDGKKECRRDLLHAFRFENVSDNTAVLGLVSRFATQKGIDFITSIMDRLVQEDIVLVMLGNGEEYYERLLTEMAERYPDKVRVQVRFDNVVAHKIEAGADIFLMPSRYEPGGLNQIYSLKYGTIPVVRATGGLQDSIDERPDGGGTGFKFWGYDPEDFFDAIRRALTIFRDKKIWKAMMQRAMEEDFSWQKPAQEYVQVYERIVKNRT, encoded by the coding sequence ATGCATATAGTTTTTGCGGCATCCGAGTGCGCTCCATGGGCGAAGACCGGTGGCCTGGCCGACGTGGTCAGCGCTCTACCGAAAACCCTGGTCAAAATGGGCCACAAGGTTCAGGTTTATCTGCCCTATTACAGACAGGTCGCCAAAATGGTGCCTACGCCTCCGGTCGTACTACCCAGCGTGACCGTTCCTTTTCCGTACTACAACCGCTTCGCGCGCATCCTCGATGGCGGTGTCACCGATGGTGTTCAGATGTACTTCGTCGATGTGCCGGAACTCTTCGACCGCGAAAGCTTCTACGCCACTCCATCTGGCGACTATCCCGATAACGCCGAACGCTTCGGCACCCTCTGCCGTGCCATCCTCGAAGCTAGCAAGATCATCGGCATCCCCGACGTCTACCACGTTCACGACTGGCAAACGGCCATGCTCGCTGCCATGCTTCGCTCCATCTATTACTTCGATCCTGTCCTGCGCCATGTTCCGTCCCTGCTCACCATCCACAACGCCGGATATCAGGGCTGGTTTCCGCCGCGCACCATCGAGACGCTGCTCATGCCGTGGGACATGTTTACCCTCGACAAGCTCGAGCAGTACGACAAGCTCAATTTTCTCAAGGGTGGCATCGTGTACGCCGACGCCATCACTACCGTAAGCCGCACCTACGCGCAGGAGATCCAGACTCCGGAGTTCGGCAACGGACTCGAAGACGTGCTCAAAAAGCGTGCCGGTGATCTCTTCGGCATCCTCAATGGAGCAGACTACAGCGAATGGAACCCTGCAACCGATCCGCATATCGCCGCGCACTACACCGCAAAGAAACTCGACGGTAAAAAGGAGTGCCGTCGCGATCTGCTGCATGCCTTCCGGTTCGAAAATGTCAGTGACAACACGGCTGTCCTCGGCCTCGTCTCGCGCTTCGCCACCCAGAAGGGAATCGACTTCATCACCAGCATTATGGACCGCCTCGTTCAGGAAGACATCGTCCTCGTCATGCTGGGCAATGGGGAGGAATACTACGAGCGTCTGTTGACCGAGATGGCCGAGCGCTATCCCGACAAGGTCCGCGTCCAGGTCAGGTTCGACAACGTCGTCGCGCACAAGATCGAGGCGGGGGCCGACATCTTTCTCATGCCTTCGCGCTACGAGCCCGGCGGCCTCAACCAGATCTACAGCCTCAAGTACGGCACCATCCCCGTCGTCCGCGCCACCGGCGGCCTGCAGGACTCCATCGACGAGCGTCCCGACGGCGGAGGCACCGGCTTCAAGTTCTGGGGATACGATCCGGAGGACTTCTTTGACGCCATCCGCCGCGCTCTCACCATCTTCCGCGATAAGAAAATCTGGAAGGCCATGATGCAACGCGCCATGGAGGAAGACTTCTCCTGGCAGAAACCCGCCCAGGAGTATGTTCAGGTCTACGAACGGATCGTAAAGAACCGGACCTGA
- a CDS encoding response regulator, with product MTQTSHLILCVDDELIGLRVRKVLLERAGYRVITAMDGASGLRLFESEPVEAVVLDYSMPGMHGGEVASRMRQIKPDVPILLLSAYLGLPPEVTSLVNLYMTKGEGAPVLLHKLETLFQPLNTP from the coding sequence ATGACACAGACCTCGCACCTTATTCTTTGCGTGGATGACGAACTCATCGGGCTCAGGGTCCGCAAAGTTCTGCTGGAGCGCGCCGGCTATCGGGTCATTACGGCCATGGATGGCGCCTCGGGCCTGCGCCTGTTTGAAAGCGAACCCGTAGAAGCTGTCGTGCTCGACTACTCCATGCCGGGGATGCATGGAGGAGAGGTCGCCAGCCGCATGCGACAGATTAAGCCGGATGTCCCCATTCTTTTGCTCTCAGCCTATCTTGGTCTTCCTCCAGAGGTTACCTCTCTGGTGAATCTCTATATGACCAAGGGCGAAGGCGCGCCTGTGCTTTTACATAAGCTTGAAACCTTGTTCCAACCCTTGAATACTCCCTAA